A window of the Streptomyces luomodiensis genome harbors these coding sequences:
- a CDS encoding DUF7196 family protein, translating to MACNCGGGTPHTVVVYQLTLPDGTVRRYVTYQEAEAANRRAGSTGVITTVTQ from the coding sequence ATGGCCTGCAACTGTGGTGGCGGAACACCTCACACCGTCGTCGTCTACCAACTGACGCTGCCGGACGGCACGGTCCGGCGATACGTCACCTACCAGGAAGCCGAGGCGGCCAACCGGCGCGCGGGTTCCACCGGAGTGATCACCACCGTCACCCAGTGA